Proteins co-encoded in one Paracrocinitomix mangrovi genomic window:
- a CDS encoding UDP-glucuronic acid decarboxylase family protein, whose protein sequence is MDKRKKILITGAAGFLGSHLCDRFIKEGFHVIAMDNLITGRLKNIEHLFPLENFEFYHHDVSKFIHIPGHLDYILHFASPASPIDYLKIPIQTLKVGSLGIHNCLGLAKAKNATLMIASTSEVYGDPEVHPQTEDYWGHVNPIGPRGVYDEAKRFQEAMTMAYHTYHNVDTRIVRIFNTYGPRMRLNDGRVLPAFIGQALRGEDLTVFGDGSQTRSFCYVDDLVEGIYRLLMSDYNYPVNIGNPDEISIKDFAEEIIQLTGTSQKIIYKDLPVNDPKQRQPDITRAKEILGWEPKVGRKEGLEKTYAYFKSLSPEELNEKDHYNFDKYIVK, encoded by the coding sequence ATGGACAAGAGAAAGAAGATACTTATAACCGGAGCAGCAGGATTCCTGGGATCTCACTTATGTGACAGATTTATTAAAGAAGGATTCCATGTCATTGCTATGGATAATCTAATTACCGGTAGACTTAAAAATATAGAGCATCTTTTTCCGCTTGAAAATTTTGAGTTCTATCACCATGATGTAAGTAAATTCATCCACATTCCTGGACATTTAGATTACATTCTACACTTTGCTTCGCCTGCAAGTCCGATTGATTATTTGAAAATTCCGATTCAAACCTTAAAAGTAGGTTCTTTAGGAATTCACAATTGTTTAGGATTGGCCAAAGCAAAGAATGCTACATTGATGATTGCATCAACTTCGGAAGTTTATGGTGATCCCGAAGTACATCCTCAAACAGAAGATTATTGGGGTCATGTTAATCCAATTGGGCCAAGAGGAGTATATGACGAAGCCAAGAGATTTCAGGAGGCAATGACAATGGCTTATCATACATATCATAATGTAGATACTAGAATCGTTAGAATATTTAATACCTACGGTCCAAGAATGAGATTAAATGACGGTAGAGTTTTACCTGCATTTATTGGACAGGCCTTAAGAGGAGAAGATTTAACCGTATTTGGTGATGGTTCACAAACCAGATCATTCTGTTATGTGGACGATTTGGTTGAAGGAATTTACAGACTGTTAATGTCTGATTACAATTACCCTGTTAATATTGGAAACCCGGATGAAATAAGCATTAAAGATTTTGCAGAGGAGATTATTCAGTTAACAGGAACTTCTCAAAAAATAATTTACAAAGATTTACCTGTAAATGATCCAAAGCAAAGACAACCTGACATCACTAGAGCAAAAGAAATTTTGGGTTGGGAACCAAAGGTTGGACGTAAAGAAGGTTTAGAAAAAACTTATGCCTACTTTAAAAGTCTTTCACCTGAAGAATTAAACGAGAAAGATCACTATAATTTTGACAAGTACATTGTAAAGTAA
- a CDS encoding T9SS type A sorting domain-containing protein — protein sequence MGFYRTILSLLLLFVLNHAQAQTTFATETFGTGAAKGTLANGFNADLGTWTVQNTGTNGSDANNWYVSGEECGNAAGTCGSACPGGDNSLHVSAIGGLCGTPDCGAAYNETSALNQTNQRAISPVIDCSSYSTITLNFNYIAAQGDDGFWVEYSTDAGSTWSTFTGGNVAATQCCSCLDAFYCSFLGLCCPPQTTQSCAGGGQGFWTAVSLSFPATADGNPNVRFAFHWSNDGNGFGSDPSVAIDDITLTYDGVVLSVKMKDFSCESEGNINYLHWTTLSESSSSHFEIEHSLDGYQFRKVGAVNAAGNSSSAKDYNFVHTVDQHQNIYRIKSVDTDGSFQYSKTITVFNDVSKATISHANGQFQIKNLENENGIITVYNLSGQEVISPISFSFADNQVKLPINNLKAGIYFVKVNSNIGSKKFKIVLQ from the coding sequence GTGGGATTTTACAGGACCATATTGAGTTTACTACTTTTATTTGTGCTAAATCATGCACAAGCACAAACTACTTTTGCAACTGAAACATTTGGAACAGGTGCAGCTAAAGGTACGCTTGCTAATGGTTTTAATGCCGACTTAGGAACTTGGACTGTTCAAAACACAGGAACTAATGGTTCTGACGCCAATAATTGGTATGTCAGTGGTGAAGAATGTGGAAATGCGGCCGGAACTTGTGGCTCAGCTTGCCCCGGAGGAGACAATTCCCTTCATGTTTCTGCCATTGGAGGTTTATGTGGAACACCTGATTGTGGAGCGGCTTACAATGAAACATCTGCACTCAATCAAACCAATCAACGAGCCATTTCACCAGTTATTGATTGCTCATCTTATAGCACAATTACACTCAATTTTAATTACATAGCCGCACAAGGAGATGATGGTTTTTGGGTAGAATACAGTACAGATGCGGGAAGCACCTGGAGCACCTTTACAGGAGGAAATGTTGCTGCAACCCAATGTTGTTCTTGCCTTGATGCATTTTATTGTAGTTTTCTTGGATTGTGTTGTCCTCCGCAAACAACTCAATCTTGCGCAGGTGGCGGACAGGGATTTTGGACTGCAGTGAGTTTAAGTTTTCCTGCAACAGCTGATGGAAATCCAAATGTTAGATTCGCTTTTCATTGGTCAAATGATGGAAATGGATTTGGATCAGACCCATCAGTGGCTATTGATGATATTACTTTGACTTATGATGGAGTTGTATTATCAGTGAAAATGAAAGATTTTTCATGTGAATCAGAAGGAAATATAAATTACCTCCATTGGACAACTTTATCAGAAAGTTCTTCAAGCCATTTTGAAATTGAGCATTCTTTAGATGGATATCAATTCAGAAAAGTTGGAGCGGTAAATGCTGCAGGCAATTCATCTTCCGCTAAAGACTATAATTTCGTTCACACCGTAGATCAACATCAAAACATCTATCGAATAAAATCGGTTGATACGGACGGTTCATTCCAATACTCTAAAACCATAACAGTATTCAATGATGTAAGCAAAGCAACAATATCTCATGCAAATGGCCAATTTCAAATCAAAAATCTAGAAAATGAAAACGGAATAATTACTGTTTATAACCTGAGCGGTCAAGAAGTGATTTCACCCATTAGTTTCTCATTTGCTGACAATCAAGTAAAACTTCCTATTAACAACTTAAAAGCCGGTATTTATTTTGTGAAAGTGAATTCCAATATTGGAAGTAAGAAATTTAAGATTGTTCTTCAATAA
- a CDS encoding 3-deoxy-D-manno-octulosonic acid transferase, whose product MKLFYNLGVNMYTFAVRLASLWSPKAKKWVKGRKDVWEKLEKFNPSQMVYWFHCASLGEFEQGRPLMEAIKQNQNCQIVVTFFSPSGYEIRKNYEGADLVVYLPKDSSKNARRFIKCVQPKFVFFIKYEFWANYILTCKQEGIPVYSVAALFRKNQSFFTWYGGYMRKVLGAFNHIFVQNEHSQKLLSSIQIDSTVCGDTRYDRVMQNASKVQQYPKIEKYFGNEVFILGSIWSEDLDVVKSSLSNLTDQKVIIAPHEISDSFIRKIESEIKLDSVRYSQFVKDDFQGSPQLLIIDNIGMLMNLYQYGSIAYVGGAFKTGLHNILEPASFGLPVIFGNKFEKFPEAFSFIEAGIGFSVDDAASFENTFQKVKSLKEINGKVLSFMKENQGATEKILNKIIEEQS is encoded by the coding sequence ATGAAACTTTTCTATAATCTCGGTGTAAATATGTACACTTTTGCCGTTCGCTTGGCATCCTTATGGAGTCCGAAAGCGAAAAAATGGGTGAAGGGTAGAAAAGATGTTTGGGAAAAATTAGAAAAATTCAATCCTTCTCAAATGGTATATTGGTTTCATTGTGCCAGTTTAGGAGAGTTTGAACAAGGTAGGCCACTTATGGAGGCCATCAAGCAAAATCAAAATTGCCAAATTGTAGTCACATTTTTTTCTCCTTCTGGATATGAGATTAGAAAGAACTATGAAGGTGCTGATTTAGTGGTCTATTTGCCTAAAGATTCCAGTAAAAATGCAAGGAGATTTATAAAATGTGTACAGCCTAAATTTGTGTTTTTTATCAAGTATGAATTCTGGGCTAATTACATTTTAACTTGCAAGCAAGAAGGGATTCCAGTTTATTCTGTTGCAGCTTTGTTTAGAAAAAACCAATCATTTTTTACATGGTATGGTGGTTATATGAGAAAAGTTTTAGGTGCTTTCAATCATATTTTCGTGCAAAATGAACACTCACAAAAACTGCTTTCCAGTATTCAAATTGATTCAACAGTTTGTGGAGATACAAGGTATGATAGGGTAATGCAAAATGCTAGCAAGGTTCAGCAGTATCCAAAAATTGAAAAATATTTTGGAAATGAAGTTTTTATACTGGGTTCTATTTGGTCAGAAGATTTAGATGTGGTAAAATCTAGTTTATCAAATCTGACTGACCAAAAAGTGATCATTGCTCCTCATGAAATCTCTGATTCATTTATTAGAAAAATAGAAAGTGAAATTAAGCTGGACAGTGTAAGATATTCTCAATTCGTAAAAGATGATTTTCAGGGTAGCCCTCAGTTGTTGATTATTGACAATATTGGTATGTTGATGAATTTATATCAATATGGTTCAATAGCCTATGTGGGAGGGGCTTTTAAAACCGGTTTGCATAATATATTGGAGCCTGCATCATTTGGATTGCCTGTTATTTTTGGAAATAAGTTCGAAAAATTTCCTGAAGCTTTTTCTTTTATTGAAGCAGGTATAGGTTTCTCCGTGGATGATGCCGCAAGTTTTGAAAACACATTTCAAAAAGTAAAAAGCCTTAAAGAAATCAATGGCAAAGTGTTGAGTTTTATGAAAGAAAATCAGGGAGCAACTGAGAAGATTCTTAATAAAATTATTGAAGAACAATCTTAA
- the gdhA gene encoding NADP-specific glutamate dehydrogenase — protein MSEKYAAQINEFMEKVKAKNGHETEFLQAVTEVAEAIIPFIEENPKYQGINLLERMVEPERVIMFRVPWLDDKGNTQVNRGYRIEFNSAIGPYKGGLRFHPSVNLSILKFLGFEQVFKNSLTTLPMGGGKGGSDFDPKGKSDNEVMRFCQSFMTELSRHIGPDTDVPAGDIGVGGREIGYMFGQYKRLRNEFTGVLTGKGINWGGSLIRPEATGYGTVYFAEEMFKTKNDSIHGKVCAVSGSGNVAQFAIQKILQLGGKVVTASDSSGYVYAEDGIHSEHLDFLMELKNVRRGRIKEMADKFDGIQFFEGERVWNAPCNIQVALPCATQNELDGKDAETLAGKGLILVAEGANMPSTPEAIEVFLEKKIAFSPGKASNAGGVATSGLEMSQNSLRLSWTREEVDERLHNIMKSIHAACVKYGTEGDYVNYVKGANIAGFVKVADAMIDQGVV, from the coding sequence ATGTCAGAAAAATATGCAGCTCAGATTAATGAGTTCATGGAAAAGGTAAAAGCAAAAAACGGTCATGAAACTGAATTTTTGCAAGCAGTTACGGAGGTAGCAGAAGCCATCATTCCGTTTATAGAAGAAAATCCAAAATATCAAGGAATCAACCTTTTAGAAAGAATGGTTGAACCTGAGCGTGTAATCATGTTCAGAGTACCTTGGTTGGATGACAAAGGAAACACGCAAGTAAACAGAGGTTACAGAATTGAGTTCAATTCAGCTATCGGACCTTATAAAGGTGGTTTGCGTTTTCACCCATCTGTAAACCTTTCAATTCTTAAGTTTTTAGGATTTGAACAAGTGTTTAAAAACTCATTGACAACACTTCCTATGGGAGGTGGTAAAGGTGGATCTGATTTTGATCCAAAAGGAAAATCGGATAATGAAGTAATGAGATTCTGTCAGTCTTTTATGACTGAATTGTCAAGACATATTGGACCTGACACAGATGTACCTGCAGGAGATATTGGAGTTGGAGGAAGAGAAATTGGATACATGTTTGGTCAGTACAAAAGATTGAGAAATGAATTTACCGGAGTTCTTACTGGAAAAGGTATTAACTGGGGTGGTTCATTAATCAGACCTGAAGCAACCGGTTATGGTACAGTATACTTTGCTGAAGAGATGTTCAAAACTAAAAATGACTCTATTCACGGAAAAGTATGTGCGGTTTCTGGTTCAGGAAACGTTGCTCAATTTGCTATTCAAAAAATTCTTCAATTAGGAGGTAAAGTTGTTACTGCATCTGATTCTTCAGGATATGTATATGCTGAAGACGGTATTCATTCAGAGCACTTAGATTTCTTAATGGAATTGAAGAATGTAAGAAGAGGTAGAATCAAAGAAATGGCCGACAAATTTGACGGAATCCAATTCTTTGAAGGTGAAAGAGTATGGAATGCTCCATGCAATATCCAAGTAGCCTTGCCTTGTGCAACACAAAATGAATTAGATGGAAAAGATGCTGAAACTTTAGCCGGAAAAGGATTGATCCTAGTTGCTGAAGGAGCTAATATGCCATCTACACCAGAGGCTATTGAAGTATTTTTAGAGAAGAAAATTGCTTTCTCACCTGGAAAAGCTTCAAATGCTGGAGGAGTTGCTACTTCAGGACTTGAAATGTCTCAAAACTCATTGAGATTATCTTGGACAAGAGAAGAAGTAGACGAAAGACTTCACAACATCATGAAATCTATTCATGCTGCTTGTGTAAAATATGGTACAGAAGGTGATTACGTTAACTATGTAAAAGGAGCAAACATTGCTGGATTTGTTAAAGTAGCAGATGCAATGATTGACCAAGGAGTAGTATAA
- a CDS encoding UDP-glucose dehydrogenase family protein, protein MKKIAVIGSGYVGLVTGTCFAETGNNVICVDIDEKKVDKMRNGEVPIYEPHLDVIFERNIKQNRLSFTTDLKSAVDASEIIFLALPTPPGEDGSADLSYVLGVAEELGKIITEYKVIVDKSTVPVGTAEKVHAAVAKNAQCDFDIVSNPEFLREGFAVDDFLKPDRVVIGSSSERARKIMKELYKPFVRQGNPIIFMDEKSAELTKYAANSFLATKITFMNEIANFCEKVGANVDDVRIGMGSDSRIGKRFLFPGIGFGGSCFPKDVQALVRSGKEVNYKFNIIDAVLSVNDQQKLKLIDKIRNHYGDLNGLHFGLWGLAFKPDTDDIREAPALYMIEELLQAGAKITAYDPEAMENVKQQFGDKIEFSSSAYEALKDKDALLIATEWGAFRNPDFDKIKEQLKSPKIFDGRNLFDLEEMEGKGFYYESIGRQTITG, encoded by the coding sequence ATGAAAAAAATTGCAGTAATAGGATCAGGTTATGTTGGATTGGTAACGGGAACATGTTTTGCCGAAACTGGTAACAATGTAATCTGCGTAGACATTGATGAGAAAAAAGTTGATAAAATGAGAAATGGTGAGGTACCAATTTACGAACCTCATCTTGACGTTATTTTTGAAAGAAATATTAAACAAAATAGATTGTCTTTTACCACGGATTTAAAATCTGCGGTTGATGCTTCTGAAATAATTTTCTTAGCGTTACCAACACCTCCGGGAGAAGATGGATCTGCTGACTTAAGCTATGTACTTGGAGTGGCAGAAGAACTAGGAAAGATTATTACTGAATACAAAGTAATTGTAGATAAATCAACTGTTCCTGTAGGAACTGCAGAAAAAGTTCATGCCGCAGTTGCAAAAAATGCTCAATGTGACTTTGACATAGTTTCAAATCCTGAATTTTTGAGAGAAGGGTTTGCGGTTGATGATTTTTTAAAACCAGACAGAGTAGTTATTGGTAGTAGTTCTGAAAGAGCTAGAAAAATCATGAAAGAATTATACAAGCCATTCGTAAGACAAGGAAATCCTATCATTTTTATGGATGAAAAATCAGCTGAACTAACTAAATATGCTGCCAATTCATTCCTTGCTACTAAGATTACATTCATGAATGAAATTGCCAATTTTTGTGAGAAGGTTGGAGCCAATGTAGATGATGTAAGAATTGGAATGGGTTCAGATTCTAGAATCGGAAAGAGATTTTTATTCCCTGGAATTGGATTCGGAGGAAGTTGTTTCCCTAAAGATGTTCAAGCGCTTGTTCGTTCAGGTAAAGAAGTGAATTATAAATTCAATATTATTGATGCCGTTTTAAGTGTAAATGATCAACAAAAGTTGAAACTAATAGATAAAATCCGCAACCATTATGGTGATTTGAATGGTTTACACTTTGGTTTATGGGGACTAGCTTTTAAACCAGATACGGATGATATCAGAGAAGCACCAGCTCTTTACATGATTGAAGAGTTACTTCAAGCTGGAGCAAAAATTACAGCTTACGATCCGGAAGCAATGGAAAATGTAAAACAACAGTTTGGAGACAAAATTGAGTTTTCATCAAGTGCTTACGAAGCTTTAAAAGACAAAGATGCATTGTTGATTGCCACAGAATGGGGTGCTTTTAGAAATCCTGATTTTGACAAAATCAAGGAACAATTAAAGTCACCAAAAATATTTGATGGTAGAAATCTATTTGATCTGGAAGAAATGGAAGGAAAAGGTTTTTACTACGAAAGTATTGGAAGACAAACCATCACAGGATAA
- a CDS encoding DegT/DnrJ/EryC1/StrS family aminotransferase codes for MKQIQMVDLKTQYEEIKSEVDRAVIDVIASSAFVNGPDVKAFQSELESYLDVKHVIPCANGTDALQIALMALDLKPGDEVITSDFTFAATVEVVGLLQLKHVLVDVDPDTFNISLEAIEAAITPKTRVIIPVHLFGQAANMEEILALANKHNIHVVEDNAQAIGGSYTFSNGVTKKNGTMGVIGTTSFFPSKNLGCYGDGGAIFTNNDEIAVKIRSIVNHGMGERYHYERLGVNSRLDSIQAAVLRIKLRKLDEYIAKRQAAAQHYNEFFSQIDGVTTPALNPKADHVFHQYTLKIEGLDQFKLQNYLNEQGIPAMIYYPIPLHSQEAYEADRYNDEDFAVTNSLCKQVISLPMHTELDKEQLDYICDHLKKYLSQN; via the coding sequence ATGAAGCAAATTCAAATGGTCGACTTGAAAACTCAATATGAGGAAATCAAATCAGAAGTCGACCGAGCTGTGATAGATGTAATCGCCTCATCTGCTTTTGTAAACGGACCAGATGTTAAAGCTTTTCAATCTGAATTAGAATCTTACCTAGATGTTAAACACGTAATTCCTTGTGCCAACGGAACTGATGCTTTGCAAATTGCACTAATGGCACTTGATTTAAAGCCTGGAGATGAAGTCATCACTTCGGACTTTACTTTTGCGGCTACTGTAGAGGTTGTTGGTTTACTTCAACTAAAACATGTTTTAGTAGATGTTGATCCAGATACTTTTAATATTTCTCTTGAAGCAATTGAAGCTGCGATTACTCCAAAAACTAGGGTGATAATTCCTGTTCATTTGTTTGGTCAAGCCGCTAATATGGAAGAAATATTAGCACTTGCCAATAAACACAATATCCATGTGGTAGAAGACAATGCTCAAGCTATTGGTGGAAGTTATACTTTCAGCAATGGTGTCACCAAGAAAAATGGAACAATGGGTGTTATTGGAACAACATCATTTTTCCCATCTAAAAATTTAGGATGTTATGGTGATGGAGGTGCAATCTTCACCAATAATGATGAAATAGCGGTTAAAATTAGATCTATTGTCAATCATGGAATGGGTGAAAGATATCACTATGAGCGTTTAGGTGTCAATTCCAGATTGGATTCAATTCAAGCTGCTGTGTTGAGAATAAAATTGAGAAAGCTAGATGAATACATTGCAAAAAGACAAGCTGCCGCTCAACACTACAATGAATTTTTTAGTCAAATTGATGGTGTAACTACGCCTGCTTTAAATCCAAAAGCTGATCACGTATTCCATCAGTACACTCTTAAAATTGAAGGTTTAGATCAATTTAAACTTCAAAACTACCTTAATGAACAAGGTATTCCGGCAATGATCTATTACCCTATTCCTTTACATTCACAAGAAGCTTATGAAGCTGACAGGTACAATGATGAGGATTTTGCTGTTACAAATAGCCTTTGTAAACAAGTGATTTCCTTGCCAATGCATACCGAATTAGATAAAGAACAATTAGATTACATTTGTGATCACCTTAAAAAATATCTTTCACAAAATTAA